In Afipia sp. GAS231, a single window of DNA contains:
- a CDS encoding enoyl-CoA hydratase-related protein, with amino-acid sequence MANDRIEIDTGTGELLCEIRDRVALITLNRPEARNALSDHLTPALRRMIKQCGDDPAVGALLITGAGTAFCAGGDVKGMGGNSNKAEMAFEDRVDDLRTKQRTLTGALVAVRKPTIAALPGPAAGAGMALALACDIRVAGESAIMSTGYARIGLTGDFGIAWLLTRLVGTSRARELMFLSERIDARRCETLGLVNRVVPDTELREAAFALAKSLAEGPSIALAHIKENLDHALKSDFLDSMDQEAENMVRSSRTVDHKEAVRAFIDKRKPAFAGH; translated from the coding sequence ATGGCAAATGATCGGATCGAAATCGACACCGGAACCGGCGAGCTGTTGTGTGAAATCCGCGACCGCGTCGCGCTCATCACGCTTAACCGCCCCGAGGCGCGCAACGCGCTCTCCGACCATCTGACACCGGCCCTGCGGCGGATGATCAAGCAATGCGGCGATGATCCTGCCGTCGGTGCGCTGCTGATCACGGGCGCGGGCACGGCCTTTTGCGCGGGCGGTGACGTCAAGGGCATGGGTGGCAATTCAAACAAGGCCGAAATGGCGTTTGAAGACCGTGTTGACGATCTGCGGACCAAGCAACGCACCTTGACCGGTGCGCTGGTGGCGGTGAGGAAGCCGACGATCGCAGCGCTTCCGGGACCCGCTGCCGGCGCCGGGATGGCGCTTGCGCTCGCCTGCGATATTCGCGTTGCCGGGGAATCCGCGATCATGTCCACTGGATACGCCCGCATCGGGCTGACCGGGGATTTCGGCATCGCGTGGCTGCTGACCCGGTTGGTCGGAACCTCGCGGGCGCGGGAGCTGATGTTCCTGTCGGAAAGGATCGACGCCCGCCGCTGCGAGACGCTCGGCCTCGTCAATCGCGTGGTGCCCGATACCGAGCTTCGCGAGGCCGCGTTTGCGCTCGCGAAATCGCTGGCGGAGGGGCCGTCGATCGCGCTGGCCCACATCAAGGAGAACCTCGACCATGCCCTGAAGTCGGATTTTCTCGATTCAATGGATCAGGAAGCGGAAAACATGGTCCGATCGTCGCGCACGGTCGATCACAAGGAGGCGGTGCGCGCCTTCATCGACAAGCGCAAACCCGCATTCGCAGGGCATTAG
- a CDS encoding acetyl-CoA C-acyltransferase: MTTEAVIVSTARTGVGKAYRGALNNTEGPTLAGHVIAEAVKRAGIAPGEVEDVVMGCAMQQGTMVMNVARKGAIRAGLPVTVAGTTIDRQCASGLQAIAVAARSVMHDGVEIAIGGGIESISLVQNEHMNRFHAVDDELMAIKPEMYMSMLETAEIVAERYKIGRDQQDEYSLECQRRVGAALQGGRFKDEIVPITTKMAVVNKDTKEVTYQQVTMAKDEGPRPDTTAEGLSKIKPVFEGKTISAGNASQLSDGASACVIMSDKIAAQKGLKPLGIFRGFVAAGVEPDEMGVGPVAAIPRLLKRHGLKIDDIDLWELNEAYAVQVIYCRDKLGIDPDKLNVNGGSIAIGHPYGMTGARLTGHLLIEGRRRKAKYGVVTMCIGGGMGAAGLFEIVH; encoded by the coding sequence ATGACCACAGAAGCAGTTATCGTTTCCACCGCCCGCACCGGCGTCGGCAAGGCCTATCGCGGCGCACTCAACAACACTGAAGGCCCGACCCTGGCCGGCCATGTGATCGCCGAAGCCGTGAAGCGCGCCGGCATCGCTCCCGGCGAGGTCGAGGACGTGGTGATGGGCTGCGCCATGCAGCAGGGCACCATGGTGATGAACGTCGCCCGCAAGGGCGCGATCCGCGCCGGCCTTCCGGTCACGGTCGCCGGCACCACCATCGACCGCCAGTGCGCTTCCGGCCTGCAGGCGATCGCGGTCGCCGCGCGCTCGGTGATGCATGATGGCGTTGAGATCGCGATCGGTGGCGGCATCGAGTCGATCAGCCTGGTGCAGAACGAGCATATGAACCGCTTCCACGCCGTCGACGACGAGTTGATGGCGATAAAGCCCGAAATGTACATGTCGATGCTGGAGACCGCCGAAATCGTCGCCGAGCGTTACAAGATCGGCCGCGATCAGCAGGACGAATATTCGCTCGAATGCCAGCGCCGGGTCGGCGCGGCGCTGCAGGGCGGCCGCTTCAAGGATGAGATCGTGCCGATCACGACCAAAATGGCCGTCGTCAACAAGGACACCAAGGAGGTTACCTATCAGCAGGTGACGATGGCAAAGGACGAAGGTCCGCGGCCTGATACGACGGCGGAAGGTCTTTCGAAGATCAAGCCGGTGTTCGAGGGCAAGACCATCAGCGCCGGCAATGCCAGCCAACTCTCCGACGGCGCCTCGGCGTGCGTGATCATGAGCGACAAGATCGCGGCGCAAAAGGGCCTGAAGCCGCTCGGCATCTTCCGCGGTTTTGTCGCCGCCGGCGTCGAGCCGGATGAGATGGGTGTCGGCCCGGTGGCCGCGATCCCGCGGCTTTTGAAACGGCACGGCCTGAAGATCGACGATATCGACCTCTGGGAGCTCAACGAGGCCTATGCGGTGCAGGTGATCTATTGCCGCGACAAGCTCGGCATCGATCCAGACAAGCTCAATGTCAATGGCGGTTCGATCGCGATCGGTCATCCCTATGGCATGACCGGCGCGCGGCTGACCGGCCACCTCCTGATCGAGGGCCGGCGGCGCAAGGCGAAATACGGCGTGGTGACCATGTGCATTGGTGGCGGCATGGGCGCGGCGGGTCTGTTCGAAATCGTCCACTGA
- a CDS encoding iron-containing alcohol dehydrogenase produces the protein MDQVIFGKPAGQALREEAERRDAKRVFLIVSKTLNTTTDEIEKIRNALGDRYAGTFDGVPQHTTRASAVTATAAAAAAKADLIVAVGGGSVVDAAKIVLMCLEHDITDESGLDGFELVSTPEGPRPGPFRAPKVRMIAIPSTLSGGEYNSGTLVTDSRRKLKQIFSHPMMMPLSIILDPLITRHTPQTLWLGSGTRAMDHGIEAVCSPRGNPLVESVCLRGLRYLYDGLLATKENPDDLEARQFCQLGSWMSAFGLQCRVPMGASHAIGHVLGGTCDVPHYLCTAVMMPSVLKYNQPVTDEAQKRIAEAWRAPDARASDTFARFIGRLELPGHLSEVGVTQDKFELIGRNAMLSVFTRANPRTIKGPEDIVEILRLAA, from the coding sequence ATGGATCAGGTGATCTTCGGAAAGCCCGCCGGCCAGGCCCTGCGCGAGGAGGCCGAGCGGCGCGATGCCAAGCGGGTGTTCCTGATCGTCAGCAAAACGCTGAACACGACGACCGACGAGATCGAGAAGATCCGCAATGCGCTGGGCGACAGATATGCCGGTACCTTTGATGGCGTTCCGCAGCATACGACGCGTGCATCGGCAGTCACGGCGACGGCTGCGGCCGCAGCAGCGAAAGCGGACTTGATCGTTGCCGTGGGAGGCGGATCCGTCGTCGATGCGGCCAAGATCGTCCTGATGTGCCTTGAACACGATATCACCGACGAATCCGGCCTCGATGGATTCGAGCTGGTCTCGACGCCGGAGGGGCCGCGGCCCGGTCCATTCCGCGCGCCGAAAGTGAGGATGATCGCGATCCCCAGCACGCTCTCGGGGGGAGAGTATAACTCCGGAACGCTGGTGACGGACTCGCGCAGGAAGCTGAAGCAGATATTCAGCCATCCCATGATGATGCCGCTGTCGATCATCCTGGATCCCCTGATCACGCGGCATACCCCGCAGACGCTGTGGCTCGGATCCGGCACGCGCGCGATGGACCACGGGATCGAAGCGGTTTGCTCGCCGAGAGGCAACCCGCTGGTGGAAAGCGTGTGTCTGCGAGGTCTGCGGTACCTGTATGACGGCCTGCTGGCCACGAAGGAAAACCCGGACGATCTGGAAGCCCGGCAATTTTGCCAGCTTGGCTCCTGGATGTCCGCCTTCGGCTTGCAATGCCGCGTTCCGATGGGAGCAAGCCATGCGATCGGACACGTGCTGGGCGGCACTTGCGATGTTCCGCACTATCTTTGTACAGCCGTCATGATGCCGAGCGTGCTGAAATACAATCAACCGGTAACGGACGAAGCGCAAAAGCGAATCGCCGAGGCATGGCGCGCGCCGGACGCCAGGGCCAGCGATACCTTCGCCCGGTTCATCGGTCGACTGGAACTGCCCGGCCATCTTTCGGAGGTCGGCGTGACCCAGGACAAGTTTGAACTGATCGGCCGCAACGCGATGCTTTCGGTATTCACCCGAGCGAACCCGAGGACCATCAAGGGTCCGGAAGATATCGTCGAGATTCTCAGGCTTGCTGCTTAG
- a CDS encoding SDR family NAD(P)-dependent oxidoreductase yields the protein MPDKPIAIVTGVGPGTGSAIVRRFAAEGFRVIALARSPDRIRALERELPDTHAMICDVSSESQVADTVANIRKSYGAPSVLIHNAVGGGWGTFLEIEPKMLDRNFQVNVMGLLYLAREVAPDMIKAGNGAILVTGNTSAIRGKANFAGFAPTKAAQRILSESIARDLGPRGIHVAYVLIDAVIDVPRMRERLPDAPDHFFIKPSAIADELWHLYKQDRSAWSFLSEIRPFGEKW from the coding sequence ATGCCTGACAAGCCGATTGCCATCGTCACAGGTGTCGGTCCCGGCACCGGTTCCGCGATTGTCCGGCGCTTTGCCGCGGAAGGCTTTCGCGTGATTGCGCTGGCGCGCTCGCCGGATCGCATCCGCGCGCTGGAACGGGAGCTTCCCGATACCCACGCGATGATCTGCGATGTCTCCAGCGAGAGCCAGGTCGCAGATACCGTGGCCAACATCCGCAAATCATACGGCGCACCGAGTGTCCTCATCCACAACGCGGTGGGAGGCGGGTGGGGAACGTTTCTCGAAATCGAGCCGAAAATGCTCGATCGGAATTTTCAGGTGAACGTAATGGGCCTGTTGTACCTGGCGCGCGAAGTGGCGCCGGACATGATCAAGGCGGGCAACGGCGCCATCCTCGTCACCGGCAACACCTCCGCCATTCGCGGCAAGGCGAATTTTGCCGGCTTTGCCCCGACCAAGGCAGCGCAGCGCATTCTATCGGAATCGATCGCGCGCGATCTCGGACCGCGCGGTATCCACGTCGCGTATGTCCTGATCGATGCCGTGATCGACGTGCCGCGCATGCGCGAACGTCTGCCGGACGCGCCGGACCATTTCTTCATCAAGCCGTCCGCAATCGCCGACGAACTGTGGCATCTCTACAAGCAGGACCGCTCGGCATGGTCCTTCCTCAGCGAGATTCGCCCATTCGGGGAAAAATGGTGA
- a CDS encoding TetR/AcrR family transcriptional regulator, whose amino-acid sequence MRYVKGHGLQTRRRIVESASRALRQSGADGMSVADLMKLAGLTHGGFYSHFESREALVIDAFTLAMDRTVAQWMSLTKATPIEQRLEVFVDAYLSPKHRDDRAHGCVLPALGTDIARSSQKARRIFARKLDEMIDVVAGFFPGKPPEQARQIVTAALATMMGSIALARAVGDDMLSNEILGAGRQAFRGQSARRKSLTASGVRRPNRNYKETSDHD is encoded by the coding sequence ATGCGCTACGTGAAAGGCCATGGCCTGCAGACCCGGAGGCGGATCGTCGAAAGTGCTTCCCGTGCGCTTCGGCAAAGCGGTGCCGACGGCATGAGCGTGGCCGATTTGATGAAGCTCGCGGGTCTCACGCATGGCGGTTTCTATTCTCATTTTGAATCACGCGAAGCGTTGGTCATCGACGCATTTACCCTGGCCATGGACCGAACGGTCGCTCAATGGATGAGCCTTACGAAAGCAACGCCGATCGAGCAACGACTGGAGGTCTTCGTTGACGCCTATCTGAGCCCGAAGCATCGGGATGATCGGGCACATGGTTGCGTGCTGCCGGCGCTCGGTACCGACATCGCTCGTTCAAGCCAGAAGGCGCGGCGTATATTTGCACGGAAGCTCGACGAAATGATCGACGTGGTGGCGGGGTTCTTCCCGGGAAAACCACCGGAGCAGGCGCGCCAGATCGTGACCGCCGCGCTTGCAACCATGATGGGCTCGATCGCTCTCGCGCGTGCGGTCGGCGACGACATGCTGTCGAACGAGATTCTTGGAGCCGGTCGGCAGGCCTTCCGCGGTCAATCCGCGAGACGAAAATCGCTGACAGCATCGGGTGTTCGGCGACCGAACAGAAATTACAAGGAGACAAGCGACCATGACTGA
- a CDS encoding nitronate monooxygenase family protein: MKTAITDLFGIQHPIIQGGMHYVGFAELAAAVSNAGGLGIITGLTQKTPELLAKEIARCRDMTDKPFGVNLTFLPSFTAPPYPEYIAAIKEGGVRAVETAGRSPEQYMPALKAAGIKVIHKCTSVRHSLKAEKIGCDAVSVDGFECGGHPGEDDIPNMILLPRAADELTIPFVASGGMADARSLVAALSMGAAGMNMGTRFIATKEAPVHPNVKKALVEASELDTVLVMRALRNTERVLKNRGVDHLLEIEREKGASLKIADIHEQVAGVYPKVMLDGEMDAGAWSCGMVVGLIRDIPTVKELIDRIMAEAEQIIRQRLIGFLDGVEPAKAMKVA; encoded by the coding sequence GTGAAGACAGCAATCACTGACCTGTTCGGTATCCAGCATCCGATCATCCAGGGCGGCATGCATTATGTCGGCTTTGCCGAACTCGCAGCCGCAGTGTCGAATGCCGGCGGCCTTGGTATTATCACCGGTCTGACCCAGAAGACGCCGGAGCTGCTGGCCAAGGAAATCGCGCGCTGCCGCGACATGACCGACAAGCCGTTCGGCGTCAATCTGACCTTCCTGCCGAGCTTCACCGCGCCGCCCTATCCGGAATATATCGCCGCGATCAAGGAAGGTGGAGTCAGGGCGGTGGAAACCGCCGGTCGCAGTCCCGAGCAATACATGCCGGCATTGAAGGCGGCCGGCATCAAGGTGATCCACAAATGCACCTCGGTGCGGCACTCGCTGAAGGCCGAGAAGATCGGCTGCGATGCCGTCAGCGTCGATGGCTTCGAATGCGGCGGGCATCCCGGCGAGGATGACATTCCGAACATGATCCTGTTGCCGCGCGCCGCGGATGAACTGACGATCCCGTTCGTCGCCTCGGGCGGCATGGCGGATGCCCGCAGCCTGGTCGCCGCGTTGTCGATGGGCGCCGCCGGCATGAACATGGGCACGCGCTTCATCGCGACCAAGGAAGCACCTGTCCACCCTAACGTGAAGAAGGCGCTGGTCGAGGCCAGCGAGCTCGACACCGTGCTGGTGATGCGCGCGCTGCGCAACACCGAGCGCGTGCTGAAGAACAGGGGTGTCGATCATCTGCTCGAGATCGAACGCGAAAAAGGCGCGAGCCTGAAGATCGCTGATATCCACGAGCAGGTCGCGGGCGTTTATCCCAAGGTGATGCTCGATGGCGAAATGGATGCGGGCGCCTGGAGCTGCGGCATGGTGGTCGGGCTGATCCGTGACATCCCGACGGTGAAGGAATTGATCGATCGCATCATGGCCGAGGCTGAGCAGATCATACGCCAACGTCTGATCGGGTTCCTCGACGGTGTTGAGCCGGCAAAGGCGATGAAGGTCGCATGA
- a CDS encoding AMP-binding protein, producing MTLHQSPDALSEGPKFAPREVRIEKRPDGALVLRSPIAFEDPQWSILDFIPEWAEKAPQRVFLAQRGRDDEWQKLTYAELWQRVQSVGQAMIDLGARRGDRLAILSGNSIEHAIVMFAAMSVGVVAASISPNYSLMPGGLARLQDIATLLKPSLVFVQDSEVFSGARKIPELVSAIWIAADQGPGIVSLQSLYLTRPGAEFEQAFRSIDKEAAAKILFTSGSTGLPKGVINTHKMMASALQMGTLLVSPREAPVQVEWLPWHHTMGSNVILHGILKHGGTLYIDEGRPVPQLFHKTIANLKDVSPTAMFNVPAGYTLLCEALETDQDLRTSFFLQLDRMSYAGAAISPTTLDKLYKLAKAATGRSIPVMSGYGATETAPTIATTHWATDTPGELGLPAPGVELKLIPAGDTYEARVRGPNVTPGYLGRPDLTSAAFDDEGFYRVGDTISFIDPADPGRGLRFTGRVSENFKLANGTWVAVGNLRAAVLAATHGVLQDIVIAGENRHSCAVLGWLNPVMARKHAANPDGNLNCDPGVIAVLQQSLRLYNAGVGSSERICAMTLLEEPPSLAAGEITDKAYVNQRAVLINRAAQMELVYSSEPCGQVVVI from the coding sequence ATGACCCTTCACCAATCTCCAGATGCCCTCTCTGAAGGCCCCAAATTCGCGCCACGTGAAGTCCGGATCGAGAAACGCCCCGACGGGGCGCTGGTGCTGCGATCTCCGATCGCGTTCGAGGACCCGCAATGGTCGATCCTGGATTTCATTCCGGAATGGGCGGAGAAGGCGCCGCAACGGGTATTCCTTGCCCAGCGCGGCCGCGACGATGAGTGGCAGAAGCTCACCTACGCTGAACTATGGCAACGGGTGCAGTCGGTCGGGCAGGCCATGATCGATCTCGGCGCCAGGCGCGGCGACAGATTGGCGATCCTCTCCGGCAATTCGATCGAGCATGCGATCGTGATGTTCGCGGCGATGTCAGTCGGGGTCGTCGCCGCTTCGATATCGCCGAACTATTCGCTGATGCCGGGCGGACTGGCTCGCTTGCAGGACATCGCAACACTGCTGAAGCCTTCGTTGGTCTTCGTGCAGGACAGCGAGGTCTTTTCCGGCGCACGCAAGATTCCGGAGCTTGTGTCCGCGATCTGGATTGCGGCGGATCAAGGGCCCGGGATCGTCTCGCTTCAGTCGCTCTACCTGACGCGTCCCGGCGCGGAATTCGAGCAGGCCTTTCGTTCGATCGACAAGGAGGCCGCGGCAAAAATCCTGTTCACCTCGGGTTCGACGGGGCTGCCGAAGGGCGTGATCAATACGCACAAGATGATGGCAAGCGCGCTGCAGATGGGGACGTTGCTGGTATCGCCTCGCGAGGCACCGGTGCAGGTCGAGTGGCTTCCGTGGCATCACACGATGGGAAGCAACGTCATCCTGCACGGCATTCTGAAGCATGGCGGTACGCTCTATATCGACGAGGGGCGTCCAGTCCCGCAATTGTTTCACAAGACGATTGCCAATTTGAAGGACGTATCTCCGACCGCCATGTTCAACGTGCCGGCGGGATACACCCTGTTGTGCGAAGCCCTGGAAACCGATCAGGATTTGCGTACCAGCTTTTTCCTGCAACTAGACCGGATGAGCTACGCCGGTGCTGCGATATCGCCGACCACGCTCGACAAACTGTATAAGCTGGCAAAGGCCGCAACAGGCAGGTCGATTCCGGTGATGTCCGGGTACGGTGCGACCGAAACGGCTCCGACGATCGCCACCACGCACTGGGCAACCGACACGCCGGGCGAGTTGGGACTTCCGGCTCCGGGGGTGGAATTGAAACTCATCCCCGCCGGCGACACCTATGAGGCTCGCGTGCGCGGCCCCAATGTGACGCCAGGCTATCTTGGCCGGCCGGATTTGACGTCGGCGGCGTTTGACGATGAAGGTTTCTACCGGGTCGGCGATACCATATCCTTTATCGATCCCGCCGATCCGGGGCGCGGCCTGCGTTTCACCGGCCGGGTTTCGGAAAATTTCAAGCTCGCGAACGGGACATGGGTGGCAGTCGGTAATCTGCGGGCCGCAGTGCTGGCGGCGACGCACGGGGTGTTGCAGGACATCGTCATTGCCGGCGAAAATCGCCACTCATGCGCCGTGCTGGGCTGGTTGAACCCGGTCATGGCCAGGAAGCACGCTGCCAATCCCGATGGCAATCTCAACTGCGACCCGGGCGTGATCGCAGTTCTCCAGCAGAGTCTGCGGCTTTACAATGCCGGTGTCGGAAGCAGCGAGCGCATCTGCGCGATGACCCTGCTCGAGGAGCCGCCTTCGCTGGCGGCCGGCGAGATCACCGACAAGGCCTACGTCAATCAACGCGCCGTCCTGATCAACCGGGCGGCGCAGATGGAGCTTGTCTATTCGTCCGAGCCGTGTGGCCAGGTGGTGGTCATTTAG
- a CDS encoding ABC transporter substrate-binding protein yields MSIRLGFAAACVAASLLASSALAADEPGVTATEIKIGGIFPFSGPASSIGLVGKGVVAYVQLINDRGGINGRKINYIAMDDAYSPPKAVEHARKLVESDEVSFIFGQLGTPGNSATAKYLKGKGVPSIAIVSGSSKFTEIADYPLTTTGLVSYQTEGRIYAKFLDKALPGAKYAILFQNDDLGKDYVSAFKSFLKGEFDKRVVTAAYEVTEPTVDSQVVNLKSSGAEALFIAGTPKFAAQAIRKVAEIGWKAKVIVNFPSSSIGGTLKPAGLENSTGVIVGTINKDPTDAKWSGDEGIQAYKAFFAKYLPGADFENTSYLTGYMQGMILETVLRQCGDDLSRKNIVKQAKSLSHVVLPTAFPGIEVNTSETSNMIWSQMQLQRWSGSSWEPFGGILDASSE; encoded by the coding sequence ATGAGTATCAGACTAGGTTTTGCGGCCGCATGCGTGGCCGCTTCGCTGCTCGCGTCTTCAGCTCTGGCCGCCGACGAGCCCGGCGTCACCGCGACGGAAATCAAGATCGGCGGGATATTCCCGTTCAGCGGTCCGGCGTCTTCGATCGGCCTGGTCGGCAAGGGCGTGGTGGCGTATGTGCAGTTGATCAACGATCGGGGTGGCATCAACGGCCGCAAGATCAATTACATCGCGATGGACGATGCCTATAGTCCGCCGAAAGCGGTAGAGCATGCCCGCAAGCTGGTCGAAAGCGACGAGGTATCGTTCATCTTCGGGCAACTCGGCACGCCCGGCAATTCGGCGACGGCGAAATATCTCAAGGGCAAGGGCGTTCCCTCGATCGCGATCGTCAGTGGCTCCAGCAAGTTCACCGAGATCGCCGATTACCCGCTGACCACGACCGGCCTCGTCAGCTACCAGACCGAGGGAAGAATTTACGCCAAATTTCTCGACAAGGCGTTGCCCGGTGCAAAATATGCGATTCTTTTCCAGAACGACGACCTCGGCAAGGACTATGTCAGCGCCTTCAAATCGTTCCTGAAGGGAGAGTTCGACAAGCGCGTCGTCACCGCAGCCTATGAGGTGACCGAGCCGACCGTGGACTCCCAGGTCGTCAATCTCAAGAGCTCGGGCGCCGAGGCGCTGTTCATTGCCGGGACACCGAAATTCGCCGCGCAGGCGATCCGCAAGGTTGCCGAGATCGGCTGGAAGGCCAAGGTCATCGTCAACTTTCCGTCGAGTTCGATCGGCGGCACGTTGAAGCCGGCCGGCCTTGAGAATTCCACCGGCGTCATCGTCGGTACCATCAACAAGGATCCCACCGATGCGAAGTGGAGCGGCGACGAAGGCATCCAGGCTTACAAGGCATTCTTTGCCAAGTACCTGCCGGGCGCGGATTTCGAGAACACCAGTTATCTCACCGGCTACATGCAGGGCATGATCCTTGAAACGGTACTCCGGCAGTGCGGCGATGACCTCTCCCGAAAGAACATCGTCAAGCAGGCCAAATCGCTCAGTCACGTCGTGCTTCCGACCGCGTTTCCGGGAATCGAAGTGAACACCAGCGAAACCAGCAACATGATCTGGAGCCAGATGCAGCTGCAGCGGTGGAGCGGCAGCAGCTGGGAACCGTTCGGCGGAATTTTGGACGCAAGTTCCGAGTGA
- a CDS encoding acyl-CoA dehydrogenase family protein, with amino-acid sequence MDIQFTEEQELLRSSVQRLLRDQYDFDARRKIVASEEGFSRKQWQAFAELGLFAASFSEDAGGLGGGPLSTMIIMQEFGRHLVIEPFVETVVLAGGLIEQLGSKDQKQGFISDIIAGEKIWALAWTEKGSRFDLANVATSARRDGKDYVLSGEKTAVIAAPWADYLIVSARTSGHRHDRGGVSLFVVDRRAANLDLQSFKTIDGRRAAEISLRDVRGELLGSEGEGVAALESCRDRAIGALCAEAVGAIAELNAATLEYAKTRKQFGATIGSFQVLQHRMVDMFIAHQEALSLMQHLSLSLNAGEAGISRLASGAKSKIGYAGRFVADQAVQLHGGMGMTDELNVGHYFKRISSINIQFGDPAFHVLRYAQLDAAA; translated from the coding sequence ATGGATATCCAGTTCACGGAAGAGCAGGAACTGCTGCGATCCAGCGTCCAGCGGCTGTTGCGCGACCAGTATGATTTCGACGCACGCCGCAAGATCGTCGCGAGCGAAGAGGGCTTTAGCCGCAAGCAATGGCAGGCATTTGCCGAACTCGGCCTGTTCGCTGCATCGTTCTCCGAAGACGCCGGCGGTCTTGGCGGCGGGCCGCTATCGACCATGATCATCATGCAGGAGTTCGGCCGTCACCTCGTGATCGAGCCGTTTGTCGAAACGGTCGTGCTTGCGGGTGGCCTGATCGAACAGCTCGGCTCGAAGGACCAGAAGCAGGGTTTCATCTCCGACATCATCGCGGGCGAGAAGATCTGGGCGCTGGCCTGGACCGAAAAGGGTTCGCGCTTCGACCTCGCCAATGTCGCGACCTCGGCGCGCCGCGACGGCAAGGACTACGTGCTGAGCGGCGAAAAGACCGCCGTCATCGCCGCGCCCTGGGCGGACTATTTGATCGTCTCCGCCCGCACCTCCGGCCATCGCCACGATCGCGGCGGCGTCAGCCTGTTCGTGGTCGATCGCCGTGCCGCCAATCTCGACCTGCAGAGCTTCAAGACCATCGACGGCCGCCGCGCCGCCGAAATCAGCCTGCGCGACGTCAGGGGAGAGTTGCTCGGCAGCGAAGGCGAGGGCGTGGCCGCGCTGGAATCCTGCCGTGACCGCGCCATCGGCGCGCTCTGTGCGGAAGCGGTCGGCGCGATCGCCGAGCTGAACGCCGCGACGCTGGAATACGCCAAGACCCGAAAACAGTTCGGCGCGACGATCGGTTCTTTCCAGGTGTTGCAGCACCGGATGGTCGACATGTTCATCGCGCATCAGGAAGCGCTTTCGCTGATGCAGCATCTCAGTCTCAGCCTGAACGCCGGCGAGGCCGGTATCTCGCGGCTCGCTTCCGGTGCCAAGTCGAAGATCGGTTATGCCGGCAGGTTCGTTGCCGACCAGGCGGTGCAGCTCCATGGCGGTATGGGCATGACCGACGAATTGAATGTCGGCCATTACTTCAAGCGGATTTCTTCCATCAACATCCAGTTCGGCGACCCCGCGTTCCATGTGTTGCGCTACGCGCAGCTCGATGCGGCCGCCTAA